catttcatttaataaagttaatggtaattaatgttttcttaaattgtgtgttttttgtctatGGACTATTATTTTAGGACGGAGGGAGTATCGTTTATCAAACGACACAGTTTTAAATTATTGATACCTAATTTATATTcacttttcctatatatatatatatatatatatatatatatatatatatatatatatatatatatatatatatatatatatatatatatatatatatatatatatatatatatatatatatatatatgatagttaAATTGAAAGGGTTCAAAAGAAAACCATAAATGCAACTATTTAACAAATTGGTGCCTTGGTGGTTGGAGTGGGGGCACAACCCCATATTTGCATATTTGCAAACCAATAGTAAAAGGATATTTGACGCCTTTTAAGTTTTAAGTTTGACAAGAGACTTAATCTAACTCTGTTAGATTCAGATATCATTTCTTTTATTCGGTCATATTAAACTCTGTCTGACCCGGTTCGGGAGCAAAATGGGTGGAATCAATAAtgttgattttatttttgttaggGTTTAAGTCGAACAAGAATAGTTTTCTACAACTACCAATTCATTTATTTTCAAACCCAATTTAACATCTTGTGGTTTTCTACAACTACAACATATTTACTAGCGCTATAAATAACCAAATTTTACAAAAGAAAATGGAAACAACCCCATTTTTCAAAAAACTCCAAACCCAAATCTCTTTATTTATTGAAAACCCAAAATAAGATCAATCATGATTCAATAATACAATTGTTTATATCAAACATCTTTCTTGCGTATACAAATCTTAATTTTTCGACATTATCAATCCCTTTCAAATGGTTCACAAGGACACGTGTCATCCTTGAAATAattgcaacaaaaacaaacaaagcTTTTTTTTGTCTCTCAGCTTCCCCTTCTCAAGAAGGCCAATACACCTAAACCAGCCACTAATGCAGCTCCGGCCGCCACAGAGCTGTAAGCAGACGCCCATGCATCCGGATGAGCATGCTCcaaaccaccaccaccgccgccacctGCCGCCAGTGAACCTTTTCTATTTCTTGGCACCCCGGAGTAATCCAAATGTAACTTCAGTCCCTGTTTAAATCCATCAAGATTCTTGAAAAGTTAATATCATTAACTAGTAATATATGCACGGAGATGAAATTAtataattattaagaaaaaaatgTTTGATATGTAATCAATATAAAACTTGTATCtttttgtatttataaaattaaaagaaaaacgtTTTATATCCAATTGTTACGAAAAATTTAagattttacatatttatatatatatatatatatatatatatatatatatatatatatatatatatatatatatatatatatatatatatatatatatatatatatgatttaaaagagggaaacacacacacacacacacacacaccttccATCCAGCTGATCTTGCATGTTGGACAGCTGCAACAAGATCACTATCTGTTGCAAGTATCACCATAtccttatcttcatcttcatactacaacatataatatataaaacCAATTTAAGTTTTAACCATAAAAATAAAGAGCtatattacatttttggtccctgggtATAGCTGATTTTTTCAACTTTATGCCCTAAAAAAAGTTTTCTTGTGCAATTTTGGTCGTTATCTAAGGTTTTTATAACGTTTTTCGTCACTGTTCCAACCAAATGACTATATTtttaggaccaaaattgcaaaaaacaGTTATATTTAGAGAAAAAAAATAGTTACTATACTCTGAAAAGGGACCAAAAACGTTACAAGAACTTAAAATAAGGACTAATATTGCAAAAGAAaactttttgggaccaaaattgcaaaacatAGACAAGGGacaaaaaatgtaatttactcgaaataaaatagaaaagatcaaattacatttttggtacCCGAATATACTTGcgttttgcaattttggtccgtACTTAATGCTTTTGTAACATTTTGGTTTATGTTCCACTTTTTGCAAGATTTCGTCCCTATACTTTATCTAAAATTGGAAGTTTAGTCAAAATTATAAAATCATCCAAATGTTGTCCTTAAGATTGCATTTCAATACAAGGTATTGTCTCTGACCCATATATCAAAATTAGGACATAACTTGTAATGTTAAGTAAAGAACAGGGACCATATCCGTAATAAAAGAAAACTTAAGGACACTATTTTACTATTTAGACGATTCCAACTAAACTTACTATTTTGAGTAAAgtacaaggaccaaatttgtaattatTTACTTTAAACATACCAGAATCTGAGGGAGGTTATTCCGATCAATCTCACCACCTACTCTTTGAAGTATAGCGGTTATAAGATCCGTCAAACTATGAGTTTCTGACCTCAAAAATATACACGTTTACAATCAAAACaccataaaatttataaaaaaataaataataagaaatatatatatatatatatatatatatatatatatatatatatataccacaaATAAATCTATGCATTCGGCCCTTTCTATCTTCAATCTTGAAAGCAAATGTATTGTGCACTGTTGGTGAAGGGTACGGAATGACTTTTCCAATTTCAGTCCCTTGTTCAGAAGCCAATTTGAAAGAGCTCTCACTGAAAAGTGAAAGTTCATTAGTTTTGTTAAAGTTgaccaacaaaaaaaaaaagtcaaacccagtttttatttttaataaaaatgatgaCGTGGCATATTTATTACCTTATGGAATCACTGTCATCATCTGCAGGAGCTGTTGCCATGGCAGAATCCCAAAACTTTTGCATCATTGAACTTGCAGCTTCATTATCAATTCCTGCAGTACTTCCTACCTATACCAATaaatcatgttttttttcttttaaaaaaaatatataatgagAAAATTATGGCGGGAAATGAAAAGGTGTTATAACAAACAAGGGTAAATTTGTAAAAAGTTTGGGcatgtttcattatttttttctttcttattaTATTGATAAAGTGGCTAAAGGATAATGATGTTTGTTTGGAAAAAGTGTTGTATGACTCTTTTATCTTTTCTTggtgagtaaatgaccattttacccttgtatATAGAAATTATGGTAGATAACAAATGACTGCTTGTTTAGAATAACAGTTATAAATCACAGTTTATTCCTTTATAAATAGTAATACACATGTATATTTAATCACAATATGagtacttttaaaaacatttatcataaTTAATAATCGATTCAAATTACTCACTGTTCACAAGTTAACCTATAAATTTAATGTTTAgtgaattgaaaaaaaaaaaaacaaaaaaccatgaattaaaaaattatagttttatattttttttcttatgattCATGCAATCAGgtcaaaaaaatatttataagctTATAAGTTAGTACAAACTACAAAGGTACAAAGTACAAACCCATAATCAAgtagaaattaaaaaaatttatatgctTATAAATATATAAGGAAATTCATAATCATATCTACATAGAAACAAtcataaaaaaaacatgaagGAAGAACTTTAAAGAAGTTGGGAGGAAATAAGAAGGGTAAACAGGTAAAATGTTAatatcttaatagattaagcaaGTTTTTTTTTGGCTTAACTCCTGATTAAGTCAAAATAAAACAGTCATACATACATGTCCAGATTAATTGCTTACTCCattaatcaaaaaaaaaaaaagacttacaGATGCTACAGCTGCATGAGAAATGTGGAGTACATCAATAATAGCAACAACAATTCCCTCtacatcaaaaaaataaaaaaataaccaCATTTAGATATATATAAATCCTACAAATTCAACATTTTATgtcccaaaacaatcaaaattatCCAAATATTTACCTCTATCAACAACAGGAAGATGTAAAAACTTTCCATGATGCATTATATGAAGGGCATCAACAATAGGTGTATCAATATTAGCACATTCTGGATTTGGAGTCATCACTTTCTCCACCATTGTTGATTCAGGAGGAAGCCCTAATGCTATAACTCTCATCAATATATCCTTTGATCTATATAATACAATAAAATACAAAACAAAATGTTACTATTCTACTCAAAAAATCATTcacattatataaaataattacaaAAAACTAACGTTAAAATCCCAATTGGTTTGCTATCAACTGTCACAACAGCAGAGCTAATGCGACACTCCAACATCTTTTTAGTTGCCATTAGAACTGTATCAGAGGGTGAAACTGTCACAAGCCTGAAATATATATgaacaattttataatttattcaaAAGTTTGTGaaaaaatttatgttgatgaatgATTGAAGTAAAGGTATTAAGGTAGTATTACCTACTTTGAATTATCTGAGATAAAGGTGGATAAAGTGGGCTTGAATAATCGTTCTCTAAGTGTTTCAATAAACGTATTGGAACCTAGATAATAAGTGAATGTAATTAGTCAAAGATGAaaagggaagaagaagaagaaaaaaaaagtcaaCGAACCAGAAACGGAAGTGCCCCAATGCTTTTCAACGCCTTCAACAGCAGCTGCAATGGCTTTCCCCTTTTCAGCTGCTCTTTCCATTCGTGCAATTGCATCGTATAAACATTTTGCAATGTCAAGAATCGCAATAACTTCTCCATTTTCTACAACGGGTAAATGTCTGAATTTTCCTGTAAGAGAAGTTTTAAATTCCGAGGTTTTAAAGAAACTATGGAGATGAGAGTGTCGTGTTCTTGATTGAGACAAACCTTGCACCATTTTTTGTAGGGCTTCAACAGCGAGAGTATCGGAGATTACAAAAACTGGGTTTCGTGTCATTACTGCTGATACAGGGGTGGTTTCAAGATCAAGCTCACGAGCGACGACTCTTGTTGCAATATCCTTTGATTAGGTTAAAAGCTAGTTGGTGAAGATTGTTTATGGTTAATGGGAGTAATGAAGATTTTTAGAGCGAGAAAGATACCTTGTCGGTTAATATGCCACAAAGTAAGGCGTTTGAGTCTGTGAGCAAAAGGGCGTCGACTTTCCGGGCGGCCATCCGGCGGCAGGCTTCATTGATGGTTGTGGTTTCGGGAACTGTTAAGGCTTTTGAGAGACGCAATCGCTTTACTGTGCGTTCTCCGACTGCCCCCCTGTTTAGAATAGTCAACGTAATGAAACAAGGTGGAAGGGGGATTCGATCTCGTTGAAATTATTGGTTTTGTTGCGATGCTTGTAGATAGGAGGTGTAATCTAGATGTGAATTAAACATTGGAGAATCTCGATGATTGAAATCGAGTAGGGATAGAAGAAAACGTACATGGGACGAGGAGTAGTTATGGATCTTCGGCTGGAATCATTAGCACCATTTTCAGAAGCTTTCTTCCTAGATGAAGCTGTCAAAACCATACTTCTCCGTGAAGAACCCGACTGACTAGTCGTCATCTTCACCAACTATTGACCAAAATTCCTCTCTCTTTCGCCCTACCTGATACTGTGTCAATCAATCAAAAGATACAAAACGTGAAATTACAAGATTGAAGTAGTAAAATCCCAAAAAAGTTGGAGCAATCAAGTACCCTGAAATTATGGAAGCCCACACATGAAGAGGACGCAAAGCAATTATTGATATGAATTTGTAATCGGGCGATGATGTTTTCCGCGAcaatcaaagcaaagattccggGAAAACGCGCCCGAGAAGAGGAAccctagttgcaaaatattttgaTTGGGAATTTGGGATGAATTGGAGGTAAGAGAAATTTTTGAGCTTTTGATCGGGTATCCACAAATTCTTTACTGCAGAATATTGTCTGAATTGGGGTATTTGGTGCGTTTTCCTCTCCTAAAAATCAAGAAAAGAACAAAAAAGCAGTCAGACAAGATGTTTTGGGGGTTTTACATTGCAGGGTGAATTGCCATGTCAACGTTTTATCTTTTACAAAAAAGAGAATGTTAACAAAGAGTAACTTATGTTCATAATTATTCTAGTTGGATTTCCCAaaaatatttaatcatcaaaatttgatttttatttgaaATCAGGTAGCATGTACCTTGTAAAATGTTGATAATGTGACCACACGTAATTGGTGATAATGTGGTCACCCGTTCAAATAGTATTTTCTCGGGTCACCTTCAATAATGGTCAGATCTATATTTGTAATCAGTTTGGTGATATGTTGTATTGTTGTTGATAGATTTGCTAGTTCAAAAGTATCTTCTCGAGTCACCTTTAATCATGATCGGATCTACATTTGATCGGGTCGCCCCTCAAAAAAAATTTAGTAgtataaatttttcaaaaaagttTCGTATATGTTGTGCTACTTAATATAAATAACAACAAAAGTTGTACTTTGTCCAGATGGTTATGGTGATAGTGTGTTATTTTGAAGgttgcaaatttgatttttttttctaacatttcttttcttttatttctcAGCTATATAAAATGATTTTATATAGGATTATATAGATTTTATACCTATTATATTATGATATGAAAATTAAACAAAAGTACTAAGTTATCAAAATGGTAAAGTAATGAACTTTTAACTTAGATGTCCCTATTTCAAATCTCAGTCTTGACAtgagtgtattttattttgtttttcagttTCTATCCTATATTCATtcatttgttttttataattctaAAATTGTCACACATCAGGCATAACATGAAAGATAGCTCATGTATATATGTTATATAAACAACACAAACTTCTTAATTCTCCGCATATTAAACTTTCGAATGGGTTTGGGTTTAAACCCGAAACCGAGTTTGAAAAACCGAGGAACCGAACCATCGATTTAAGCTACCCTTTTAATTTGACCGAGGAACCGAACCTCAATAAGGTTTTCGTAGGACATacaaatattttcttttgtttctCTTGATATAAATTATATCATTTGCTTTTCAAATTATTTACAAGTTTGAAGGTTCCATATTCTGAAACATAAATGAGCTTCGTGAAATTTATCTTATTCACATAAACATTTACAAGAGGAAAACAACCACAAAAGTGTTATGGTTATGGTAAACACCTAAACTATTGTAGTTACAATTTAATCGAGTATGAATTACAAGATCAAAGTAATGTAAGAATTAAGAACACAATATCTAAATATAATCTGGTTGGCTCAATTATGCTTTCAAAGAATACAGAGAAGACATAGAGAATACAAGATGGATTGCAAAAGTTCTCTCTAACTCTAGTATTCATCCCATATTTATAGGAATTGagaaagcatacaaaaaatataagagACTAAAACTCTAAAGCTTCGATACAAAAATGACCTTATAATAAACttaacatacaaacatttgataCTACGCATGACCTAGACAACCTTCGACATCTCATaacaacattctccccctttatGAGAAGTGTCGAATCTAAGTCATCAGGATCTAAGAAGCTTGATGTATCATTCTTCGAATCTCAGTATACCAGTTAATCACCTTGCGAATTTCAGCTTTGTCACCTTCATTGTTCTTTACTATTCATTCGACCAATAAGGTTTGTGTAATGTGGTGTGGTATATCTTTCAACATCACAAGCTTAGAACAAAAACTTTGTAATCTTCCCCTTCTTATTCTTTCCAATGAATATTATTCCCAAAGGCTTCAAGCATATCTCCCCATCTCCATAACTCTTCAAACTAGCTTGACTTTTTAACATCGATTGTGGCACAGTGATTTGTTTACCAATGGCCAAGGCTAATTGAAGCTTCAAAAAATATTCTTTTATTGTTAATTGAAGCTTCGAGAAATATGTTCCCTTCAgaattcttgaaacagagatcaGATCATGAACATTCATTAAAGGGAAGTCAGCCACTGAGAAATCGAATGCAACATTTGTAGCATctcgagttcaggagtgcaagttcagggttcaaagtgtaaatgtgaaagaccaactcggcgagtagggtcgcgattctggtcgcgtgttaaatggccaactcggtgagtcggcggctggactcggtgagttggtgctgtgtggagaaaaccctaattttggaggatgatccctatataaaggacattataccctctccccagcctctttaccctctcttgaagtccaaaaAACCCTAGGGAGCGTTTGTGAGTGgtttgagagcatttgaaccttggagaagagattttggaagagattttggagagttaagaggcttggagcaaggggctttgctaggaTTCGGATTTCTCTTATGTTGGagtttccttttgaggtattatttcgttgcttgggcttttattcttcattttgaagtttttggaaagatagcatgtggtgttttgagttggaggttagatctgaggttgctacctcagatctggaatggagaaggtctagagtgcattaaagtccctgttcttgagtgattggtgaagtcatcttgtcctaaaccctaaccctagagtgttatatgcttatatctctttggattcatgtaaagtttgccactttacgtgatggatgggttgtagaagggtaaaTCTATGGTTTGGATTATTTGCATGGCCTAGAAAgtttctgtatggattaagatctagaggtattcggcgagtcacaaaggtgtactcggcgagttgcttgaagatgggcaggaactcggcgagttggaagaacaactcggcgagtctgttcttggactcggcgagtctgttcttggactcggcgagtctggtcgtgaggtcctaaccttcttctggttgagccgtgaattggtgagtcaagggaggactcggtgagttgagtgcgaggggactcagagttgtgggactcggcgagtctcggggtgactcggcgagttgagtcgcggattggggaagttctgagcatggggattcgacgagtcgacgggctgactcggcgagtagggtcaaccaggagggttgactttgactgaggactttgactttgaccaagagttgaccagctGACTTCCGGGAatattttggttgttattggtaattattggttttggtgattcagtggtggagttcgtgacgctggtcggagcagcgtggactgttcttcagtcggcagtagcaggtgagtcttctcactatactttacctagcgTGGTAACAAAGTTATGTGATAGAGATATTATATGCTATCTATGTAATGTGTTGCACTGTATTATTTCTacgtgatttatgctgtgtgtatatcagagttaggaccggaaggtccacagagctaggaccaaagggtccgcagagttagggcccaagggcccatagagttatagcttCGAGTGGCTactatatgttatatgtggtatttttagaaTTATGTGCAGTTGtacttgtatgttatttatgtgttgagatttattgtgatatgtgattcagagttctcagagttaggaccttttggtccatagagttagggccagagggcccaccgaGAGTTGGGagtggagggtcccactgagacacactgaccagaaggttaacagagttatagccttgagtggctaatatgtgttagagtggtattttggggaactcactaagctccgtgcttacagtgtttgtgttatgtgtttcaggttttctcaggatcacgggacggcaccggctcgattgtacacaccagaagaAGCGttaggatcctggtttattaattgaatgaacaaaatagtcatgtattgtaaCTTAAACAAAAGAAcgggatttttatgaaaagtgataAAGAGATAAGcgattttaaatcaaaaatttgttttgaaaatttcggtgttacaacaTTATTAACTTTGACTGCATGAAATCGATAATTCTGCAACACACCCTTGAACAAAACGTCTTTGGATATGTTGAAAACACGAACAATCTTAACAAGTGACCAGATCTCATCTTCCCTTTTTCCCAGAACTGCATGGAAATGACTCTTCATTCTcttactgtgacaacccaagttgttccgttacatttccccgttaccgttaacgggatattccactgtataaaaagttccgttaatttgaggtcatcaattaaataaacatttcattcgtttatatttaatatgccgttaagtcgtgataaaaggaaataaaaacacataacacacatttccatttatttggaaaatgttaagttttattattacgaccactaaatcaggtgcgaccaaaagccccgtttaacggcagtatcgggtagaaaaTCACTAATCTCCAAATCCCACCCATATttaagggggagtaaactccatttggagcttttccaccctctctctctctatactctctctctagactcgttttcgccccgaatccgcaaccaaacgcttccaaattgtaagtccgcttaccctagcttactctaaacattatgatttgtgtttatagcccaaaaatcggacttagaagcaatggaaaaggagtttacggcctaagctcctccttaggccgtaaacacccaaaatgaggccaaaatgacccaaacttgtcccgataggcttggaaataaattaaggggattacctaggagtgtttaaacattaaaacacaATGATttgaggcataaaagagagtttacaacccaagcacatgcttaggccgtaaacacctctaaactatgtcaaaatgcctccaaaacactcccaaaccacccttaggcttcatacataatttaaggacttagtattttgggtttagaccatttaaacacaatgaaatgaaggggaaaaagggagtttatggcccaagtatgtaccaaggccgtaaacacccctaaatgtgCCAAAAACATGGTTTTTGCctcccaaatggccttagactgtttctataaaatgctaggaaggatttaaggacttaaacacaagaaatggagggataaaaaggagtttacagcccaagcaagtgtctaggccgtaaactccccaaaactcatccaaatgatagttttaatcccccaaaatagcatcacacttcattataaattgctagcaaggtattaggggctttaaacttcacaaaactctaaggatgagagtttacggccgtaaactcccttaggagtggtcccttggccgtaaactcatagataatgcccttagaagcctcaaacccactcaGGCCTTTTATGAAAAGtgcttagaaaaatcccatgaacaagctagaagccttaaacaccctagaacccatcaccatgagtttacggccgtaaactcatggtgattagtccctgggccgtaaacatcatATTAAGGGTTTAATCttagagagtaaactccattccttagccatacacacccttaaacgctacccgggacacccaaacacttagccaaagtgtttcccgctcctttgagtgcgtatacatgtttaattagtattaaatatactaactgtatgtgaacatatgttatcatatgttatataggtcattgagtgtgttcgagtccttgcgtgacaccgaacgcccaaacggcaccttcgtcgaacctacttacaccaggtgagttcatacccctgaatggaccttttaatgtttttaaatgttttataggggggaatacaagttaaacatgccggttatcatatcaatcacatgtgattgataacccgcatgcaccagattttaccacactgtacactgatttaccgagtaggacactagaatggctttcaaaaaggtttcaattgtttcaaaactcttacttatactgttttaacaagattcattctaaactggtttatgaaagattttctaaggttttcagatatattttacaaaagaatacaatttgGGATTTCCTCTGgacataaaggtttttcatcaaagattccctttttcgacgtatacttttacttgttaaatactgctgcttcgcttatacttatttcatactcctactctgtaacgctttcacttatactggtagtcgcttatacctgatggacgcttatacttattcatacTCTTACTTAGAGATAcaattctacttcacttatacttgatatcgactctacttcacttatacttgatacgccctcgcttcacttattgtcgtctctacttcgtgatacgcttatacttgttcgacacttctACTTCGCTTGCGActgcttctacttcacttgttagacacttctacttcacaaagatcacttctacttgatacacactcagtcgtagttagatgtatgtatgtgcttatataggtacatataagtaatgactgaaagacttaggaaggctcgtcttccctatttccttttcttcgttgagatgtggtctggtgggatcggatgaccgtctgaaggtcgtttgattcattagttatatattatgtatatgagtatggacatataggaattctctagtcagttcagtaaAGAGTCTCTatctctagtctacacttacattagaaacccactattgggaagtctctacctctagttcagtacttacacactacccactatttggaagtctctacccattatttgggatgcatcttcaggacacggccttctctgccttctagttggtaaccagagtctcctgtagggagagcggacattgtgtgtatagatctatacaggattgacaaccccgcacccagactgctagctatagtc
The genomic region above belongs to Lactuca sativa cultivar Salinas chromosome 4, Lsat_Salinas_v11, whole genome shotgun sequence and contains:
- the LOC111895335 gene encoding CBS domain-containing protein CBSCBSPB5 isoform X2 is translated as MTTSQSGSSRRSMVLTASSRKKASENGANDSSRRSITTPRPMGAVGERTVKRLRLSKALTVPETTTINEACRRMAARKVDALLLTDSNALLCGILTDKDIATRVVARELDLETTPVSAVMTRNPVFVISDTLAVEALQKMVQGKFRHLPVVENGEVIAILDIAKCLYDAIARMERAAEKGKAIAAAVEGVEKHWGTSVSGSNTFIETLRERLFKPTLSTFISDNSKLVTVSPSDTVLMATKKMLECRISSAVVTVDSKPIGILTSKDILMRVIALGLPPESTMVEKVMTPNPECANIDTPIVDALHIMHHGKFLHLPVVDREGIVVAIIDVLHISHAAVASVGSTAGIDNEAASSMMQKFWDSAMATAPADDDSDSISESSFKLASEQGTEIGKVIPYPSPTVHNTFAFKIEDRKGRMHRFICETHSLTDLITAILQRVGGEIDRNNLPQILIKYRDEILQKVEHKPKCYKSIKYGPKLQNASIFGYQKL
- the LOC111895335 gene encoding CBS domain-containing protein CBSCBSPB1 isoform X1 — protein: MTTSQSGSSRRSMVLTASSRKKASENGANDSSRRSITTPRPMGAVGERTVKRLRLSKALTVPETTTINEACRRMAARKVDALLLTDSNALLCGILTDKDIATRVVARELDLETTPVSAVMTRNPVFVISDTLAVEALQKMVQGKFRHLPVVENGEVIAILDIAKCLYDAIARMERAAEKGKAIAAAVEGVEKHWGTSVSGSNTFIETLRERLFKPTLSTFISDNSKLVTVSPSDTVLMATKKMLECRISSAVVTVDSKPIGILTSKDILMRVIALGLPPESTMVEKVMTPNPECANIDTPIVDALHIMHHGKFLHLPVVDREGIVVAIIDVLHISHAAVASVGSTAGIDNEAASSMMQKFWDSAMATAPADDDSDSISESSFKLASEQGTEIGKVIPYPSPTVHNTFAFKIEDRKGRMHRFICETHSLTDLITAILQRVGGEIDRNNLPQILYEDEDKDMVILATDSDLVAAVQHARSAGWKGLKLHLDYSGVPRNRKGSLAAGGGGGGGLEHAHPDAWASAYSSVAAGAALVAGLGVLAFLRRGS